The following are encoded in a window of bacterium SCSIO 12643 genomic DNA:
- a CDS encoding DUF748 domain-containing protein — MKFKKVLLWFLGILILALGIGLGYLYFNAQQIAQNIIRNKIIKSYNESPETKYLLSLESIKLNLMDGSIRLINIDATPKDNLVTFERNLDGKTIANTSINVHIDEIALLGFDYMKALNERNISIDEFEINQPIIDVYQYEGVPDENTAQQDTIDLRSIFLTNYDTFRIKEIHLGDMRMTFYKLNEQFDTLNQIKLEQIDYRITNVTANKKTLYSSYYFEFEDYFIHTGNVIADIKNNPHLSLKSVDYDSEKEHLTIEDFELKPRVTPTAFWRGRKYKKAWLQLNVNKIQMDSLNIKDWLANEEIDISNLKVEKPKLLVFTNSTLEFHPNDNKPMLGDIIKSLPIPIHVDEADITDAHIELDIIGKNTTQHGKLMFHNMNIMAYNVTNIPQKIDQNKNLDILVNTKLNNTGNIHSKLKIDLASKESTTKFDVNAKNLDLKKFTSILKPILRISILDGKMVSLKINSTLDIHGGQGQMDAHYRDLKLQLESKELSKNPGFFNKVVSDLANGILKTQNIPGDKFYHQGNFEFTKSKHDAFFKMLWLTTLYGLEDSVFGSESRDQRRIKQEQRKKKNKDKWWKSAIL, encoded by the coding sequence ATGAAATTTAAAAAAGTTTTACTCTGGTTTCTCGGTATCCTGATTCTTGCCCTGGGAATAGGTTTGGGTTATTTGTACTTCAATGCACAACAAATTGCACAAAACATTATCCGAAATAAGATCATTAAAAGCTATAATGAAAGTCCTGAAACCAAATACCTTTTATCTTTAGAAAGTATTAAACTTAATCTTATGGATGGCTCCATCCGACTCATCAATATCGATGCAACTCCCAAGGATAACCTGGTAACATTTGAACGAAATCTTGATGGAAAAACCATCGCAAATACGAGTATCAATGTACACATTGATGAAATAGCGCTACTTGGATTTGATTACATGAAAGCGCTAAATGAGCGCAACATCAGTATTGATGAATTTGAAATCAATCAACCGATTATCGATGTCTATCAATACGAAGGTGTCCCGGATGAAAATACAGCACAACAAGATACTATTGATTTGAGGAGTATTTTCTTAACTAATTACGACACTTTTAGGATTAAGGAGATTCACCTGGGAGATATGCGCATGACATTTTACAAATTGAATGAGCAGTTCGATACTCTGAATCAAATCAAACTAGAGCAAATAGATTATCGAATTACCAACGTTACGGCCAACAAAAAAACACTTTATAGCTCTTATTATTTTGAATTTGAGGATTACTTCATTCATACCGGGAATGTAATAGCTGATATTAAAAACAATCCGCATTTAAGTCTCAAATCGGTTGACTATGATAGTGAAAAGGAACATTTAACCATTGAAGACTTTGAGCTTAAACCCAGAGTTACACCTACCGCATTTTGGAGGGGTAGAAAATACAAAAAGGCCTGGCTACAGTTGAATGTAAATAAAATCCAAATGGATAGTTTGAACATTAAAGACTGGTTGGCAAATGAAGAAATTGATATTTCAAATTTAAAAGTCGAGAAACCTAAACTTTTGGTTTTTACCAACTCCACACTTGAGTTTCACCCTAACGATAATAAACCCATGCTGGGAGATATCATCAAATCATTACCGATACCTATACATGTAGATGAAGCGGATATCACAGATGCACATATTGAGTTGGACATCATTGGAAAAAACACGACCCAACACGGTAAACTCATGTTCCATAACATGAATATTATGGCTTACAATGTGACCAACATTCCACAAAAAATCGATCAAAATAAGAACCTGGACATCCTGGTCAATACAAAATTGAACAACACCGGAAACATTCATTCCAAACTCAAAATTGATCTGGCCAGTAAAGAAAGCACCACCAAATTTGATGTAAATGCTAAAAATCTGGATTTAAAGAAATTCACTTCTATCCTGAAACCTATTCTTAGAATCAGTATTCTGGATGGTAAAATGGTTTCTTTAAAAATAAATAGCACGCTTGATATCCATGGTGGCCAGGGACAGATGGATGCCCATTATCGTGATTTAAAACTTCAGTTAGAATCTAAAGAACTTTCCAAGAACCCTGGTTTCTTTAACAAAGTTGTTTCGGATTTAGCTAATGGTATCCTTAAAACCCAGAATATTCCCGGGGATAAATTTTACCATCAAGGGAACTTTGAATTCACTAAAAGCAAGCACGATGCGTTCTTTAAGATGCTCTGGTTAACCACTCTATATGGTCTGGAAGACTCTGTATTTGGTAGTGAAAGTAGAGATCAACGCAGAATCAAACAAGAGCAACGTAAGAAAAAGAACAAAGACAAATGGTGGAAGAGCGCTATACTGTAA
- the xth gene encoding exodeoxyribonuclease III has protein sequence MKLVSWNVNGIRAVAKKGLLEIVEGFDADIVCFQETKAQVHQVEEVLAPLNLHVVANEAERKGYSGTAIVSKVKPISVANGIGVEEHDQEGRTITAEFEDFYVVNSYVPNSGQGLKRLDYRQQWDVDMLAYLKALEAKKPVIFCGDMNVCHQEIDIARPKPNYNKSAGYTQIEIDGMSNYINSGLVDTFRKLYPEEVKYSWWSYRGGARQKNIGWRLDYFLVSEAYFSNVKDSYIMNEVMGSDHCPVGITV, from the coding sequence ATGAAATTGGTATCATGGAACGTAAATGGCATTCGTGCTGTAGCTAAAAAAGGACTATTAGAAATTGTAGAAGGATTTGACGCTGACATTGTTTGTTTTCAGGAAACTAAAGCACAGGTTCATCAGGTAGAGGAAGTTTTAGCGCCATTAAATTTACACGTGGTCGCCAATGAAGCAGAAAGAAAAGGGTATTCTGGAACTGCCATTGTCTCTAAAGTAAAACCAATTTCCGTTGCAAATGGAATAGGAGTTGAAGAACATGATCAGGAAGGAAGAACGATTACTGCAGAATTTGAAGATTTTTATGTGGTGAATTCTTATGTGCCGAATTCAGGCCAGGGATTAAAACGTTTGGATTACCGCCAACAATGGGACGTGGATATGCTGGCTTATTTAAAAGCTTTGGAAGCAAAGAAACCAGTCATCTTTTGCGGTGATATGAATGTCTGTCATCAGGAAATTGATATTGCCAGACCAAAACCGAATTACAATAAATCTGCCGGATATACACAAATAGAAATTGATGGGATGTCAAATTATATCAATTCGGGGTTGGTAGATACTTTCAGAAAGTTATATCCTGAAGAAGTGAAATATTCCTGGTGGAGTTATAGAGGTGGAGCCAGACAGAAAAACATCGGCTGGCGATTGGATTATTTTTTAGTTTCAGAAGCCTATTTTTCTAACGTAAAAGACTCCTACATAATGAATGAAGTAATGGGGTCAGATCACTGTCCTGTAGGAATTACAGTATAG